From Pseudomonadota bacterium:
AGCCTGGCCAGTTTTTCCGTCTGCAGAATTATGAAGTTTATGTCCCTCGTGCGGAGGGATCGCCTTTGGTCATGGAAGGACTGGCCCTGACCGGCGCCTGGGTGGACCGGGAGAAGGGTCTGCTGGGCCTGATCGTGCTGGAAATGGGCGGGTCGAGCCGCCTGTGCGCCCTGCTGAAGCCGGGCGAGCCTGTGGTGTTGATGGGCCCCACTGGCACGCCCACGGAAATTCCTGAAAACGAGACATTGTGCCTGGTGGGTGGCGGGCTGGGCAACGCCGTGCTGTTTTCAATCGGGCAGGCGGCCCGGGCCAAGGGGTGCCGGGTGCTGTACTTTGCCGGCTACCGGACGCCGCAGGACCGTTACATGGTGGAGCAGATCGAGGCTGCCGCGGACGTGGTGGTTTGGTGCTGTGACCAGGCGCCCGGATTTATGCCGGACAGGCCGCAGGACCGGGCTTTTTCCGGAATGAATATCGTCGCTGCCATGGAAAAATACGCCTCGCTATCCTGTCATCCTGAGCGCAGCGAAGGATCTTTCTTCCAGAAAAAAGATCCTTCAGTCGCTACGCTCCTTCAGGAGGACATCAGGGGAGAAATGGATATCCCCCTGTCCGCTATTGACCGTATGATCGTTATCGGTTCGGACCGCATGATGGCAGCGGTGGCTCAGGCCAGGCACACGGTGCTGAAGCCGTATCTGAAGGACCATCATCTGGCCATCGGCTCGATCAACAGCCCCATGCAGTGCATGATGAAGGAAATCTGCGCCCAGTGCCTGCAGCGCCATGTCGACCCTGTGACGGGCGAGGAAACGGTTGTGTTCAGCTGTTTCAGCCAGGACCAGCCGCTGGATGTGGTGGACTGGGCCTGTCTGCGCGATCGTCTGGGCCAGAACAGCCTGTCTGAAAAACTGACAGACCTGTGGGTGAAAAGAAGCCTGGAACACACTACATAAAAAGCCGACGGTGTGTTAGAAACGCTGTCAGTCCTGTCCTGCAGAGAGTGTGCCGCCATGAAAAATGCTGTCATTGCCGGTTATGTCCGCTCCCCGTTCCATCTGGCAACGAAGGGAGATCTGGCGAAGGTCAGGCCCGATGACCTGGCAGCGCAGGTGGTGAAAGGTCTTCTGGACAAGACAGGCGTAGATCCAGCGGCCATCGAGGACCTGATCCTGGGCTGTGCGTTCCCGGAAGGGGAGCAGGGCCTGAACGTGGCCCGCCTGATCGTGATGCTGGCCGGGTTTCCCCGCTCGGTGGGCGGGGTCACCGTCAACCGCTTCTGCGGCTCATCCATGCAGGCCATCCACATGGCGGCCGGAGCCATCGCCACAGGATCGGGCGAGGCGTTCATCTGTGGCGGCATCGAGAGCATGACCCGTATTCCCATGATGGGCTTTAACCCGCTGCCTAACCCGGCGCTGGCGGAAAAGGAGCCGGGCGCCTATATGCCCATGGGTATCACGGCTGAAAACCTGGCGAAGAAATTCGGTTTTTCCCGCAAGGACCAGGAAGCATTCGCCGTGGAAAGTCACCGCAAGGCCGCCCAGGCCCGCCTCGAAGGTCGCCTGAAGGACGAGATCATTCCCATTGCCACTCCCGATGGAAAGATTGTCAGCGAGGATGGCTGCATCCGTCCTGAGACGACACTGGAAGTCCTGTCCACCCTGAAGCCGGCCTTTGACGCTGCGGGTACCGTGACGGCGGGAACCTCGTCGCCGCTGACCGACGGCGCATCGGCGACCCTGGTTGTCAGCGAGGACTTCGCAAAGGCCCACAAGCTGAAAATCCTGGCGCGGATCAAATCCATGGCCGTGTCCGGCTGCGATCCGTCCATCATGGGCTACGGGCCTGTTCCAGCCTCACAGAAAGCCCTGAAGCGGGCCGGCATTACAGTCAAGGATCTGGACGTCATTGAATCGAACGAGGCGTTTGCCGTGCAGGCCATGACCGTGAACAGGGAGATGGGCTTTGACATGGCGAAGGTAAATATCGACGGTGGAGCGGTGGCTCTGGGCCACCCTCTGGGCGCCACGGGGGCCCGCATCACCGGCAAGGCCGCCGCCTTGTTGCAGCGCACAGGCGGAAAGTTTGCCCTGACCACCCAGTGCATCGGCGGCGGGCAGGGCATCGCAACGGTGCTGGAACGGGCGTAACTACTTTTCATCGAAAATGCTTGCTGCATGTAATTGCGCATGCACAATGATTTGCAGGCAAAATAATCTGGTGGGATTTTTATATGTTCGATGTATGGCTTCGCAACCAACCCCTGAAGCGCAGTCACAGCAATCCAGCCAGGGATCGTATTTTTGAGGGATGGATGAATTCCCTCAAGTCCAGGGTTGTTGCCACAGGCCTTCTGGCTGTTCTGGGCGGCTCAGGCCTGGAGGGATGCTATCCCAGCGGCACCCATACAGAAACCTGGGGACCTCTCATAACAGATGCCAGTCCTCAGGTGCCGGATTCCGGCTTTGTGGATGGCGGTTCTGGTACGGATGCTGGCCGTCCGGATTCAGGTCCTGACGGAGGATCCGGTACTCCGGACGCAGGAATGGATGGCGGAACGCCAACAGTCTGTTCGCCTACAGATGCTGTGCATCCCGGGATTGACCCGCGGGATGGTACTTTGGGTCTTTTTGATCCATGCGGGACCCGGCAGGAACTGTGGGGGTATACCATTCACGAGGTGCGCAGCAGATGCTGGCAGACAAATTCTTCCCTGAGCAAGGAGGCTGCCTGGGCCATTACACGCGGGGATATGGACCGGGCCAATTTTCTGAAAGCAAATACTATCAGGCTTCCTACAGAAACTTCCTATACCGTGGGCTGGTATCTGACCGCAGCTGAGGCCCAGGATCCAGACAAGATACAGAAGTACAATGACAAGGTCTGGACAATCCGGACACAGATCGATTATGCCCGACAGCTCAAAATGAGGGTCCACATTACTCCCTGGGATGTGGCAGTCCTGGAACAGAACGAAGGGGTTCCATCTCCTGCATCTGATGGCCATTTCATGGCCATGGTCCGGCTGACCTATGATGACGACGTCATCTATGATCTGGGGAATGAGTATAAAAACACATTAAATTACCGTACGGACCTGCAGATCTTTGTCCAGAGATGGCAGCAGGCCGCACGCGCTGGTCACGTCATCCGGCGTGAGGAAGACCGTATCAACGCTGAAAGGCGGGCTGCAGGCATAATTGAGCCGGTCAAGCGCCACCTGCTGGTTATTCCTGGACTGCACTGGTGGTCACGGGATGCCAACTTCCTTCTGCTGCTGAAAATCAAACTGCCCAGCCACCTCAACTGCAACGAGGCGGATCCCCTGACGGCGGCCGGCTTTCATCCGTACAACCGGATCATGCACTGGGATGGCACGACCCGGGTCCTGGAAGACCATCTCCGGATTGGTACAGATCCTCATGGCATGCTCGCTTTTATGAGCGAAGGTGGTATTGATGAAGTCGACATGATCATGGAATCCTGGCTTGAGTTTGTAAAACTCAACGGGGGCCAGAGGAAACTCGGGCCGGACGGCGGTTTTCTGGAGGGGCCTTCCATTGATGCCGGCTATCTGTGCAGTGCCACTGTTGATGGCGGCACATCCTGTAATCACAGGCCGACAGCAGGTTTTTACGCGTTCAGTCTGATCCCAAGGCCGGGGTGCCATCCCGCCATGTACGAGGAAAGACCGGTGGGGGTATACGTTCCCACGTCCTACGGGATACAGGCTGAATGCGTCGTCAACGGGACATGTTCTCCCCAGTCTGCAATGACAGGCCAGACTGTCAGCGGACCCGTGGACGGCGGGATCAGCACGCTGTTCAGGCCGCATGGACCAGAGGAAGCCCCGGGCTATCATCTTCTGGATGCCAGCGGCAACCCGATCCTGGAAACGGACATCCGTCCTTGGGCCGGGCTGGAAGCAGCCGCGCAGAGCCAGACCTTTGCCGGAGCCAGCTATTACATGATGCACAGGCAGACAAAGGATGGGCCCTTTGTGCCCATCACACGGACATCCGAGGATGTGCCCCTGTGCAATCCCGCCTGGCGTGATGGTATCACGTTTCCCCTTCCGGACGGCCCGATACTCCGGCTGCAGCAATAGAACAGATTTCCTGTATAAGCTGGAAATCCTCTCCTTCAACGGGCTCAGGATGAGGATTTCCAGCGTCAGTATCATCCTCATGGTGAGCCTGTCGAACCATGAGGCGAAAGGGCTGTACAGGAAGCCCGCCTTACATCGGCGGATTGATCTTGCGGCCAGAGACCATGCGCAGGATCAGGCCGACGACAAACAGGACCAGGAAAACGACCGCCAGGATCTGGGCGATCTGGGCAAAGGTACCGGCCAGGCCGCCAAAGCCCAGAACTGCAGCTATGACAGCCAGAATGAAGAACGCAACAATATAGTACAACATCGCAACCTCCCTGATTGTATTTATTAGAGGACAGGTGGATGCACACTGAAAGATTGTGCATTCCCTGATTATACTCCTCTCCGGCAGGGATGCGCAAGCTGCCCATATGGATTAGCCACTGGATTTTTTTTAATACAAGTGCTTGATATAAATGGCTTTTTCTAAAATCCCAGCAGTTCTGCAACCTTGTCCTCGACAGAAATTTCACCTTTTTCCACGATCTTTCCGGCAAAAGCCCGGCCGGCATCCCCAGGAAGGCGGACCGGCTGGCCACCGGTGGATGGCTGCTCGCGAACAATCCGGACCAGATCACTGGCGGTTTTTCTGAATGTCTCGAGATCTGTCAGCAAGTCTGGCCGGAAGGCCAGGATGAAAAAGCCCCAGTCCTTGTTGTATGTCTCGAAATCACAGTACCCCGCGCCCACCAGCGGGCCGCAGAGCATCTCCACCATCATGCCCAGGCCTGAGCCCTTGTGCCCCCGGTCAAAGGGCAGCAGAGCACCGCGCATAGCTGCGTCCGGGTCTGTTGTGGGATGGCCGTTCCTGTCGATAGCTACGTTTTCAGGAATGGCCTCGCCCCGCATTTTTGCCAGAACCAGCTCGTACCAGGTGATGGCCGATGTGGCCATATCGAACACCAGCGGCTCGCCCATCGTGGGAAAGCCAAAAGCGAGGGGATTGGTGCCAAACAGCGGGGTTTTCGTACTGAATGGAGCCGTGGAGCCGGGAGAACGGGCCATCACCAGCCCGATCATGCCGGCCTTTGCGAGCCTCTCCGCATAGAATCCCAGGGCGCCGGTACTGGTGTAAAAGCTATTGACGCCCACCAGGGCGAAACCATTCTTCTGGCCGATCTCCACAGCATGGTCTGTCGCGATCTGCGCCGCGTAAAAACTGGGTTGTCGGTGTGCGTTGATGAGAACAGACACAGGTGTTTTGCGGATAATTTCCAGGTCACCTTCGGGTCTGACGCTCTGCAGGTTTTCCTTGCCCAGCAGTTTCAGGAGCCCCTGGCCATTCTTGCCGTGCATCTCGGCCCACAGCATCACCTCGGCACAGCGCTGTGCGACTTCTGCAGGGAAATATTGCTGCAGAAAAGCAAGGAGTTTTTCTTCGAGAAGGGGGAAGGTGACTGTTTTCATGGTTTCTCCGGAATTTCCTGTTTCGGAATATTCCATTTATGTTCCGCTCTGTACTATGATTGTCAGGCCACAGGCAAGGGGAGCAAACGTTTCATGAGAAAAATATCTGTCATTGTTCTGGGAATTCTGCTGGTCCTGAATACTTTTGCTGTCCAGGCATATGGAAGGGTTCTGGATGATACCATCCGGCAGAAGTTCATCGGCTGGACGGAATGGATCTATGATGTCCGCTTCAATAACCATGAAAAGCAGGCCCTGTTACAGACGCTTGAAAAGGACTGGCACAGTTCTGACCCGGAGGATGTGGAAGGCGTGCAGCTGTTCCTGCAGCTTGTGGATGAAAAAGACAGTACGCCGGCGGAACTTCTGCCTGTGCTGAGGGCAAAATACTATACGGCCTTCATGAATTTCATGGGCCAGAACCCGGAAAACGATCCGGATATGGATGTGATCAGGGGGGCCTATGACCGCCAGCACGGGTTTCTTGTTCCTGGAAACATGCCGCTGACCCGGGAGCTGGCAGACAATTACGCCCGGTTTGTTTCATTCATTCACCGGGAAGCCAGCCACGGCAGGGTTGTCTATAACAACCGGGATCTTGTGAACCAGCTGATGGCCAATTTTCCGGCCCTGAATACTGAAGAGCAGATGCAGCTTTCCGAAATGGTGATGAATGGCTGGGCGCAGATTGACTATGGATGGAAGCGGGCGTCCGACGCGGAAAAAGATGAAGCCAGACGGCAATGGATCCAGATTCTGGAAAGCCAGGAGGCTGCAGAAACACCATCAGCCCGGGCCATTTCCAGACCCTGAAACAGGCTCCGGTTTCTGCCGGCCATGACAGTGGATGTTCTGATCATCGGTGCGGGTGCGGCGGGGTTGATGTGCGCCCTGACGGCGGGGCAACGGGGGCGGTCTGTCCTGCTGCTGGAGCATACCGATAAAATCGGCGAGAAGATCCGCATCTCCGGCGGCGGGCGGTGCAATTTTACCAACATACACACTGCGCCTGACCGCTATCTGTCAAACAATCCGCATTTCTGCACCTCGGCCCTGCGGCGCTATACGGCGGCGGATTTCATCCGGCTGGTGGAAAGCCACGGCATTCCGTACCACGAGAAGACTTTGGGCCAGTTGTTCTGCGACCGGTTTTCGGCCGACATTATCGATATGCTGTTGCGCGAATGCGCCCGGGGCAAGGTTGAGATCCGCACATCCACCAAAGTGATCAGCGTAGAGAAAACTGACGGCGGCTTTTTCGTCCAGACATCGGGCGGCCCTGTCCAGGCATCGTCCCTGGTCATCGCCAGCGGCGGCCTGTCCATTCCCAAAATCGGCGCCAGTCCTTTTGGGTACGACATCGCCCGGCAGTTCGGGCTGAACATCATTCCTACGCGGGCGGGTCTGGTGCCTCTGACCTTTGATCCGGCGCTGCTGGCCTGGACAAAGGACCTGAGCGGCGTATCGGTGGATCCTGTGCGGGTCCACAGCGCCGGCGGCAAAAGCTTTGACGAGGCCATGCTGTTCACCCACCGCGGCATCAGCGGCCCGGCGGTGCTGCAGATTTCATCTTACTGGCTGGAAGGGGAGGAGATTGCAATCAACCTGTCTCTAGGCCAGAATGTGCTGGCGTGGCTGAAAGAGCAGCGCCGCGAACAGGCCAAAGTCCTGCTGCACAATGCTCTCTCGGGCCTGCTGCCCAAGCGTCTGGCCCAGCGGATTGTGGATGATCTGGCCGTGGATGGCCGCATGGCGGATTTGTCCGACAAGATTCTGCAGCACATCGCCCGACGCATAGAACAGTGGCGCGTCAGGCCAGCGGGCAGCGAAGGCTATCGCACGGCCGAGGTCACCCTGGGCGGCGTGGATACCGACGTCATTTCCTCAAAAACCTTTGAGTGCAAAAGCGTGCCAGGTCTGTATTTCATTGGTGAAGTTCTGGACGTCACCGGCCACCTGGGCGGTTTTAATTTCCAGTGGGCCTGGTCGTCCGGCCACTGCGCCGGGCTGGTGGTATAAGGGCTGGCCAAAGAGAACACCCTTCGTATTGACAATAAATATATTGCGCATTAATCCTTTAGATTGCAATTATGTTTAATTTAAACTTTAGGAGGAAATGGCCATGTTCCCACAAAATTTTACACAAGCCCTTAAAAGAAAGGGCTTTCTGGGGATAACCCTTTGCATTACGGCCACCACTCCCGCCTGCTCTCATTTTGTGGACGATGGTCTGGTACGCCCTTCAGCCGGGGACAAGGTGACCTATACGGTTGGATATGCAAAGCCTCTGGATCTGGGGGAAGATAAAGAACTGACGACCGAAGCCGCCGCTGCCTTGGTTGCCATAGCGCGGGTGGCCAGACTTTCGCACCACTCGAGAATCTCATGCCTTCCTGACGGTGGGCTTGATCTGTTGTTTCCCAAAGAGATTTCTCGCAGTACACCCCAGGAGATTAGCGGCGATCCAGAGAAAAGGGTAAATGCTTTTTCGTGGATCCGCGTCAGCGGCGAGGACAACACCAGTATTCAGGCACTGTGTGTGGAGGTCAGGGGCGACAACGGCTCTGACCCAAAGTGTATCAGCAGGGAGCCACCCAAAAAAGCCCCGCATCCGCACATACCTTCGGGTCTGTACGGGACAATCAAGGGCAATCGGGAAGGTGCCTGTAAAGACTATCCTGGAGCAGTGTTCGAGATCGAGGCCGAAATCGAATCCCGGGCCCTGGCACCAGTAAACGGCACTCCAGCAAAGACTGCCCATCCTTCGTCAGGACAGGTTGCCGCGCCCTGAAGCCTGTAGAGGCTTGAGAATTCTTCTGATGAACTCATTCTCCAGCAGATCTTCTTCTTTTTCAAATACAAAGGCTTTCCAGCCCTGGTTTTGGGCGGCAGCGACGTTTTTCGGGTCGTCGTCAAAGAACAGAACGGTGTGGTCGCTGGTCAGCCCAAGTTCCTGATTGATCTTCCGGAAATAGGTGGGGTCGTGTTTGATCACGCCGAGTTTTCCGGAATAGTAAATATCTTTGAAGTGGTCTTTGAAACCCGCCGCTTCCCACAAATACTTCGCCCGGTACTTTTCCTGATTGGTGGCGATGTACAGGTGAACGCCGTCGATTTTTGAAAGTTTCTTCGCCACATTCAGTACGGAATGATTCACCACGGCATCGTTCTGGAACCAGTAATCAATAAAGGTCTGGACTGGCCCATGGTAACCCAGCTGAGGCATAAATTCTTCCAGAGCCTCCACCAGATCCCGCCGCCCCACAATCACGTCCAGAAAAGGACCCCCGAAAAACCGGGTGCTCATGACCTCCGGGTCAATACCCAGATCCTGCTTCACGTACTTGTCCCACCGGTTCCGCACCGCCGGATTGGCATGAAACCAGTTGATCAGAACGCCATCGACATCGAAAAAGATGTGGGTCATGTCCTTGCTCCAATATGTCATCCCGGCCTCTGAGCCGGGATCCAGTTTTTTTAACCACACCCCTATTTCACGCCGCGCAAGCGCTGGCGCTGCAGGTCACCGGGGTGACGGAAGAAAAGAGGCCCTGCCAATAACATCCCTAATAAAACTGGCTTTCCTGGCTGTATAGGTCTTGCGGTCGTCAGGGGCGAGTTCCTGGGCCAGTTTGAGTTTCAGGGCCTCGTAGTCCTGCGCAGTCTGGGGATGGGCACGCAGGTAATCGCGGAAAAGAAGGCACTCTTTCCAGAACGCAGAATCCAGAGTGGTCAGTTTCAGATATACCGTCCGGCACTCCTCGGGGCCTTTGGCGAACAGGACGTGCTCGCCTTGCGGGTCCGGACAGCCACGATTGTGCCAGTCGCTGGAGATCAGCGCAGGCTCATGCCGGGGAATAACGACCAGAGAGGGAACCGCCACCATCATGTCCAGCACCGGCTTGGCCACAATACCGGGAATGGCCGTGCTGCCGATATGCTCCGCCGCCAGAAAATCCGACCCCAGCAGAGCCCCCAGCGCCGCTGCTTCCTCTCTGAACACTTCCACCCACGCCGGGCTATGCGGTACCAACCGTATGGTTCCGCGTGCCAGGCCGAGGATGTTTTTCTGTCTCATAGAGAAATTTCTTCTTCAGAATAATTATATGTTTCTGCAAATCCTGAAAAATTTATAGAGGAAGAGATACGAGATTTAACATTTTCAACATAACAATAGGTTGGTCCAGCCGATAGCCTGTAGATCCAGTCATGGGAGTACAGAATACCGGATATAAAATGATAGTTAGCATCCAGAAAAATTGTTGTAGGAACAGTGTTGCCACTCTGTTTTTGTACTTCGAGTTTTTTTAAGAATTCAACTTTATGATAATTATGATCGATTGAATTGAAGGTGACTTGAAGATCTCCCATTCCATATAGTGCCCGAAGAATCTCCGGCAGCGTTTTATCCGATATTCGCCAATCAAGGTTTTTTCCATTAATGGCTAATATAAAGGGTTCAGATTCAGAACATATGCCTTTTTTAATCCATTTATTATACTGTTCTTTTTTATGTCCCAAACCTTGAGTTACTCGTAGGACATTGCGATCATGATCTATACTTTGGGCTGTGCCGTCCCATTTAAACTCTGGAATAGAATCTGGTAAATTCACCTTTCCTCGGGTTGGTAAATAACATTCTATCCAAACTTTGATTTTTCCATTCTCTATACAAAGATCAGGCCTCTCATCATCAGGACTAGATATAAGCTTATATCCATGATCCAGTAGCTTAACCCCCAAGGTCATCTCCCAAAGCAAAGGGTCAAATTTTGCTTCGTTAGTTAAAAATTCCCTTTGAAAATTGGGAGGAGCATAAGGCTTATATTTTTCCCAGTATGATTCTACTATTTGTTTGTATCCGGGGGGGGCCTTTTTAATAAGGCACTGACAAGAAAAACTAAAATTTCCATAGCTTTCATTCAGCAGCATGAGTTTTCCATTTATTTCTTCTTCAAATACGACCTTGGGTATTTGCCGATGTAGCTGCGTTTCACCTTCACCACATCTTCGGGCGTTCCCGCGGCGACGATTTCGCCGCCGCGGGTGCTGCCCCTTCGGGGTCAGAATGATCGGCGTGGCTCAACGAGCTCACCCTGAGCGTGTCAAAGGGTGAGGGAACAGATGCCTTCAATCCGTTTAACGATCTGTATTTTCCTTGATTTTATCGCCCAGGTCTTTCACGCCATCGCCCAGACGTTCGCCGGGGGTTTTATCATCCAGTTCTTCAATGGCTTTTCCCGGGCCCTCAGGCAGGGCATCAACAGCATCGCCAATACGTTCACCTGTTGTGCGATTATCCGGCATGGTCAAAAACCGATAGCCAAAAAATGCAATCACGACAAGAAGAAGAATAACCAGAAGGGTTTTCATATTACGGTTCATGATTTTGTCCCCTGAAATTTGACGTTGAACAAGCGTATGTCAAAGAACAGATCCTGACAAGTGTATTCAGGGGCGGATTGTCTGCTGGCGCCCTCTGATCAAATTCCCGGATTCTGGTGGTTTCGTTTACCACTCACCCTTCGACAGGCTCAGGGTGAGGCGGTTAAACAGGCCCAAAATCCTTATCCTGAGCCTGTCGAAGGATAGAGGATTTTCACGCAATCCACATTTATGCAAAGGCCCACCAGAGGGAGGGGTAATTTACTTGTTCAAGATATTCTTCAGATATTTCCCCGTATAGCTCCGCTTCACCTTCACCACATCCTCGGGAGTTCCCGCGGCGACGATTTCGCCACCGCCGGTGCCGCCTTCGGGGCCCAGGTCGATGATCCAGTCGGCGGTCTTGATCACTTCCAGGTTATGCTCGATCACCAGCACGGTGTTGCCCTGGTCGACCAGCGTGTGGAGCACTTCCAGCAATTTGCGCACGTCCTCGAAATGCAGGCCCGTGGTGGGTTCGTCGAGAATGTACAGCGTGCGGCCGGTGGCACGCTTTGACAATTCCTTGGACAGCTTTATCCGCTGCGCCTCGCCGCCCGACAGCGTCGTCGCCTGCTGGCCGATCCTGATATAGCTGAGGCCCACGCGCACCAGCGTTTCCATCTTGTCACGGATGCCCGGCACGGCTTTGAAAAACTCCGCACCGTCTTCCACCGTCATGTCCAGCACATCGGCGATGGACTTGTCGCGGTACAGAATTTCCAGCGTTTCGCGATTGTACCGCTTGCCGTGGCAGACGTCGCACGTCACGTACACATCGGGCAGGAAGTGCATTTCGATTTTGATGACGCCGTCGCCCTGGCAGGCCTCACACCGGCCGCCCTTCACGTTAAAGCTGAACCGGCCGGGGCCATAACCGCGCGCCTTGGCCTCAGGTAGCCCTGCGAACCAATCCCGAATAGGTGTGAATGCGCCGGTGTAGGTGGCAGGGTTGGACCGCGGCGTGCGGCCGATGGGGGACTGGTCGATGTCCACAATCTTGTCCAGAAATTCGGCGCCTTTCAGATCGTCATGCTCGCCCGGATGCTCGCGCGATCCCATGACTTTACGGGCGAGGGCTTTGTAGAGAGTTTCAATGACCAACGTGGATTTGCCACCGCCGGAGACTCCCGTGACGCAGGTGAACGTGCCCAGCGGGATTTTCGCCGAGACATTTTTCAGGTTGTTGGATCGTGCGCCGACCACCTCCAGAAACTTTTCACCCTTGCGGCGCCTGGCGGGGAGGGGGACTTGCCGCTCACCCGTCAGGTATTGTGCTGTGAGGCTCTTCTTGTTTTTCATCACCTGGTCCGGCGTGCCCTGCGCCACCACCGTACCGCCGTGGACGCCCGCGCCGGGGCCCATGTCGAGCAGGTAATCGGCGGTGCGGATGGCGTCCTCGTCATGCTCGACCACAATGACAGTATTACCCAGATCGCGCAGGTGTTTCAGCGTTTCCAGCAGGCGGTCGTTGTCGCGCTGATGCAGGCCGATGGAGGGCTCGTCCAGCACATACAGCACGCCTGTGAGGCCTGAGCCGATCTGCGAGGCGAGGCGGATGCGCTGGCTCTCGCCGCCCGACAACGTGCCCGAGGCACGGTCAAGCGCGATGTAATCCAGGCCCACGTTGTTGAGAAAGCCGAGGCGCTCGTTGATTTCTTTCAGAATGCGCACAGCGATTTCCTTGTCCCGGGCGCGCAGGTGTTTCGGCACCGCGGCGAACCAGGCGGCGGCGTCCTTGATAGATTGCGACGTCGCCTCGGAGATATTTTTGCCGGCCACTTTGACAGCCAAGGCTTCGGGTTTCAGACGATGGCCGTTACACACGTCGCAGTGTTTCGAGGACTGGTACCGCGCCAGGTCTTCCTTGACGCTCTGGCTGTCGGTTTCTTTCCAGCGGCGGGCCACGTTGTTGACCACGCCTTCAAAGGGCTTGTTGGTTTCGAACGCGCTGGTGCCGCCGTCATAGCGGATAGGCACAATCTCATCACCCGATCCGTACAGCACGATCTGCCGCTGGTTTTCTTTCAGATCGTGCCAGGGCTTGTGCATGCTGAATTTGAAATGCTTCGCCACGCCCTCCAGTGCCTGCAGATAAAAGCCGCCGGCGAAGGGCGTCAGCACGCCTTCCTGCAGGGATTTTTTGTCATCGGAGATCATCAGCTCGGGATCGAAATACAGCTTCTCACCGAGGC
This genomic window contains:
- a CDS encoding thiolase family protein, with amino-acid sequence MKNAVIAGYVRSPFHLATKGDLAKVRPDDLAAQVVKGLLDKTGVDPAAIEDLILGCAFPEGEQGLNVARLIVMLAGFPRSVGGVTVNRFCGSSMQAIHMAAGAIATGSGEAFICGGIESMTRIPMMGFNPLPNPALAEKEPGAYMPMGITAENLAKKFGFSRKDQEAFAVESHRKAAQARLEGRLKDEIIPIATPDGKIVSEDGCIRPETTLEVLSTLKPAFDAAGTVTAGTSSPLTDGASATLVVSEDFAKAHKLKILARIKSMAVSGCDPSIMGYGPVPASQKALKRAGITVKDLDVIESNEAFAVQAMTVNREMGFDMAKVNIDGGAVALGHPLGATGARITGKAAALLQRTGGKFALTTQCIGGGQGIATVLERA
- a CDS encoding DUF1328 domain-containing protein, whose protein sequence is MLYYIVAFFILAVIAAVLGFGGLAGTFAQIAQILAVVFLVLFVVGLILRMVSGRKINPPM
- a CDS encoding Ldh family oxidoreductase, which gives rise to MKTVTFPLLEEKLLAFLQQYFPAEVAQRCAEVMLWAEMHGKNGQGLLKLLGKENLQSVRPEGDLEIIRKTPVSVLINAHRQPSFYAAQIATDHAVEIGQKNGFALVGVNSFYTSTGALGFYAERLAKAGMIGLVMARSPGSTAPFSTKTPLFGTNPLAFGFPTMGEPLVFDMATSAITWYELVLAKMRGEAIPENVAIDRNGHPTTDPDAAMRGALLPFDRGHKGSGLGMMVEMLCGPLVGAGYCDFETYNKDWGFFILAFRPDLLTDLETFRKTASDLVRIVREQPSTGGQPVRLPGDAGRAFAGKIVEKGEISVEDKVAELLGF
- a CDS encoding NAD(P)/FAD-dependent oxidoreductase; translation: MTVDVLIIGAGAAGLMCALTAGQRGRSVLLLEHTDKIGEKIRISGGGRCNFTNIHTAPDRYLSNNPHFCTSALRRYTAADFIRLVESHGIPYHEKTLGQLFCDRFSADIIDMLLRECARGKVEIRTSTKVISVEKTDGGFFVQTSGGPVQASSLVIASGGLSIPKIGASPFGYDIARQFGLNIIPTRAGLVPLTFDPALLAWTKDLSGVSVDPVRVHSAGGKSFDEAMLFTHRGISGPAVLQISSYWLEGEEIAINLSLGQNVLAWLKEQRREQAKVLLHNALSGLLPKRLAQRIVDDLAVDGRMADLSDKILQHIARRIEQWRVRPAGSEGYRTAEVTLGGVDTDVISSKTFECKSVPGLYFIGEVLDVTGHLGGFNFQWAWSSGHCAGLVV
- a CDS encoding HAD-IA family hydrolase, giving the protein MTHIFFDVDGVLINWFHANPAVRNRWDKYVKQDLGIDPEVMSTRFFGGPFLDVIVGRRDLVEALEEFMPQLGYHGPVQTFIDYWFQNDAVVNHSVLNVAKKLSKIDGVHLYIATNQEKYRAKYLWEAAGFKDHFKDIYYSGKLGVIKHDPTYFRKINQELGLTSDHTVLFFDDDPKNVAAAQNQGWKAFVFEKEEDLLENEFIRRILKPLQASGRGNLS
- a CDS encoding GrpB family protein, which gives rise to MRQKNILGLARGTIRLVPHSPAWVEVFREEAAALGALLGSDFLAAEHIGSTAIPGIVAKPVLDMMVAVPSLVVIPRHEPALISSDWHNRGCPDPQGEHVLFAKGPEECRTVYLKLTTLDSAFWKECLLFRDYLRAHPQTAQDYEALKLKLAQELAPDDRKTYTARKASFIRDVIGRASFLPSPR
- the uvrA gene encoding excinuclease ABC subunit UvrA: MTQKHLSIRGAREHNLKNVSVDLPRDKLVVITGLSGSGKSSLAFDTIYAEGQRRYVESLSAYARQFLELMSKPDVDSIDGLSPAISIEQKTTSRNPRSTVGTVTEIYDYMRLLWARVGIPYSPATGLPIESQTVSQMVDRIMAMPEGTKLLLLAPIVRGRKGEYKKELQEMRKRGFQRVRINEKMYEIDEAPTLDKKYKHTIEVVVDRIVVREGLGNRLADSLETALKLADGLVIATNADTNEETLFSSRFACPVSGFTIEEIEPRLFSFNNPFGACPACDGLGEKLYFDPELMISDDKKSLQEGVLTPFAGGFYLQALEGVAKHFKFSMHKPWHDLKENQRQIVLYGSGDEIVPIRYDGGTSAFETNKPFEGVVNNVARRWKETDSQSVKEDLARYQSSKHCDVCNGHRLKPEALAVKVAGKNISEATSQSIKDAAAWFAAVPKHLRARDKEIAVRILKEINERLGFLNNVGLDYIALDRASGTLSGGESQRIRLASQIGSGLTGVLYVLDEPSIGLHQRDNDRLLETLKHLRDLGNTVIVVEHDEDAIRTADYLLDMGPGAGVHGGTVVAQGTPDQVMKNKKSLTAQYLTGERQVPLPARRRKGEKFLEVVGARSNNLKNVSAKIPLGTFTCVTGVSGGGKSTLVIETLYKALARKVMGSREHPGEHDDLKGAEFLDKIVDIDQSPIGRTPRSNPATYTGAFTPIRDWFAGLPEAKARGYGPGRFSFNVKGGRCEACQGDGVIKIEMHFLPDVYVTCDVCHGKRYNRETLEILYRDKSIADVLDMTVEDGAEFFKAVPGIRDKMETLVRVGLSYIRIGQQATTLSGGEAQRIKLSKELSKRATGRTLYILDEPTTGLHFEDVRKLLEVLHTLVDQGNTVLVIEHNLEVIKTADWIIDLGPEGGTGGGEIVAAGTPEDVVKVKRSYTGKYLKNILNK